From one Chanodichthys erythropterus isolate Z2021 chromosome 3, ASM2448905v1, whole genome shotgun sequence genomic stretch:
- the lrrc4ba gene encoding leucine-rich repeat-containing protein 4B isoform X1: MRITTVTSLPSPSPLLLLLVQLLLRLILPGQDAVGAASTCPTLCSCSNQASRVICTRRNLEEVPDSISNNTRYLNLQENSIQVIKSDTFKHLRHLEILQLSKNQIRQIEVGAFNGLPNLNTLELFDNRLTLVPSQAFEYLSKLRELWLRNNPIETLPGYAFHRVPSLRRLDLGELKKLDYISDAAFVGLINLRYLNLGMCGLKDIPNLTPLVRLEELELSGNRLEIIRPGSFQGLESLRKLWLMHSQMSVIERNAFDDLKNLEELNLSHNSLHSLPHDLFTPLQKLERVHLNHNPWVCNCDVLWLSWWLKETVPSNTTCCARCHAPPYLKGKYIGELDQSHFTCYAPVIVEPPTDLNVTEGMAAELKCRTGTSMTSVNWITPNGTLMTHGSYRVRISVLHDGTLNFTNVTLRDTGQYTCMVTNSAGNTTATAVLNVTAADVSVNYTYFTTVTVETVEPPGEEDSALVAINETFIHIPTTPSGRLWGEVPTTASSLSILGSSSSPRATKPTFTVPISEPNYPSGLDDVMKTTKIIIGCFVAITFMAAVMLVVFYKLRKQHQLHKHHGPARAIEIINVEDEIGAGTGIRGSGISGGSTVPQGGSGGQSLRLHHPEIVNLPNLARAEHLNHYYKAHHFNNNMMGLGLGGGSGGGLNNNNNPSPCSQAQNTPISCTQVPVSAGITSCSMPSPMPLPTLGIHGSLKGLMSKGQNPQIEPLLFKSGSKENVQETQI; this comes from the exons ATGCGCATCACCACGGTGACCAGCCTTCCTAGTCCCTCCCCCCTCCTCCTCTTATTGGTTCAGCTGCTGTTGCGGCTCATCCTCCCAGGCCAAGACGCAGTTGGAGCCGCCTCCACCTGTCCCACGTTGTGCAGTTGTTCTAATCAAGCTAGTCGAGTGATCTGTACAAGACGAAACTTAGAAGAGGTGCCAGACAGTATATCAAACAACACACGATACCTCAACTTACAGGAGAACTCGATACAG GTGATAAAATCAGACACATTCAAACATTTACGGCACCTGGAGATCCTCCAGCTCTCCAAGAACCAGATTCGTCAAATAGAGGTGGGTGCTTTCAATGGCCTCCCAAACCTCAACACTCTGGAACTGTTTGACAACCGCCTCACGCTGGTGCCATCGCAAGCCTTTGAGTATCTCAGCAAGCTGCGGGAACTGTGGTTACGAAACAATCCAATCGAGACCTTACCTGGCTATGCCTTTCACCGCGTCCCCTCGCTGCGACGTCTTGATCTTGGCGAACTCAAAAAGCTGGATTATATATCTGACGCAGCCTTTGTTGGACTTATCAACCTGCGCTACCTGAACTTGGGTATGTGTGGCCTGAAGGACATTCCTAACTTGACTCCCCTTGTGCGACTGGAGGAGCTAGAGTTGTCTGGGAACCGTCTAGAAATCATCAGACCTGGTTCCTTCCAAGGCCTGGAATCTCTGCGCAAACTATGGCTCATGCACTCGCAGATGTCGGTCATCGAGCGCAATGCTTTCGATGATCTCAAGAACCTAGAGGAGCTCAACCTATCCCACAATTCCCTTCACTCTTTGCCCCATGATCTTTTCACACCCTTGCAGAAGCTAGAGCGAGTTCACCTCAATCACAACCCTTGGGTGTGCAACTGTGACGTGCTGTGGTTAAGCTGGTGGCTGAAAGAAACAGTGCCGAGCAACACAACCTGCTGTGCACGGTGCCACGCACCACCCTACTTGAAGGGAAAGTACATTGGAGAGCTGGACCAGAGCCATTTCACCTGCTATGCCCCTGTCATTGTAGAGCCGCCCACTGACCTCAATGTGACCGAGGGCATGGCTGCTGAGCTCAAGTGTCGCACCGGTACCTCCATGACTTCTGTGAACTGGATCACACCGAATGGCACCCTAATGACCCATGGCTCCTATCGGGTCAGGATTTCTGTGCTGCACGACGGCACCCTTAATTTCACCAATGTAACTCTGCGTGACACTGGCCAATACACCTGCATGGTGACCAACTCAGCCGGGAACACTACGGCAACTGCTGTCCTGAATGTGACCGCAGCAGACGTTAGCGTCAACTACACCTACTTTACCACGGTCACTGTAGAAACTGTGGAGCCTCCGGGAGAGGAAGATTCTGCATTGGTTGCCATCAACGAGACCTTCATCCACATTCCCACAACACCTTCTGGGCGCCTCTGGGGTGAAGTCCCCACTACTGCCTCTTCTCTCTCAATCCTTGGCTCATCATCTTCTCCCCGAGCAACCAAGCCCACTTTCACAGTACCCATTTCTGAGCCCAACTACCCCTCTGGACTAGACGATGTGATGAAGACCACCAAGATCATCATTGGTTGCTTTGTGGCCATTACCTTCATGGCTGCTGTCATGCTGGTGGTGTTCTACAAGCTGAGGAAGCAGCACCAGTTGCACAAACACCACGGGCCGGCACGAGCCATCGAGATCATTAACGTCGAAGATGAGATCGGAGCAGGAACGGGCATCCGTGGCAGCGGCATCTCAGGAGGATCCACAGTACCACAAGGAGGGTCCGGCGGACAGAGCTTGCGACTGCACCACCCTGAAATCGTCAACCTCCCAAACCTTGCACGAGCAGAGCATCTCAACCATTACTACAAGGCCCATCACTTCAACAATAACATGATGGGTCTGGGCCTTGGTGGAGGCTCGGGCGGAGGCctaaacaataacaacaacccTTCGCCTTGCTCCCAGGCCCAGAATACCCCCATCTCTTGCACGCAGGTGCCAGTCTCTGCAGGTATTACATCGTGCTCCATGCCTTCTCCAATGCCTCTGCCGACCCTTGGCATCCACGGGTCACTGAAAGGCCTGATGAGTAAAGGGCAGAACCCACAGATCGAGCCGTTACTCTTCAAGAGTGGCTCCAAGGAGAATGTCCAAGAAACCCAGATCTGA
- the lrrc4ba gene encoding leucine-rich repeat-containing protein 4B isoform X2: MRITTVTSLPSPSPLLLLLVQLLLRLILPGQDAVGAASTCPTLCSCSNQASRVICTRRNLEEVPDSISNNTRYLNLQENSIQVIKSDTFKHLRHLEILQLSKNQIRQIEVGAFNGLPNLNTLELFDNRLTLVPSQAFEYLSKLRELWLRNNPIETLPGYAFHRVPSLRRLDLGELKKLDYISDAAFVGLINLRYLNLGMCGLKDIPNLTPLVRLEELELSGNRLEIIRPGSFQGLESLRKLWLMHSQMSVIERNAFDDLKNLEELNLSHNSLHSLPHDLFTPLQKLERVHLNHNPWVCNCDVLWLSWWLKETVPSNTTCCARCHAPPYLKGKYIGELDQSHFTCYAPVIVEPPTDLNVTEGMAAELKCRTGTSMTSVNWITPNGTLMTHGSYRVRISVLHDGTLNFTNVTLRDTGQYTCMVTNSAGNTTATAVLNVTAADVSVNYTYFTTVTVETVEPPGEEDSALVAINETFIHIPTTPSGRLWGEVPTTASSLSILGSSSSPRATKPTFTVPISEPNYPSGLDDVMKTTKIIIGCFVAITFMAAVMLVVFYKLRKQHQLHKHHGPARAIEIINVEDEIGAGTGIRGSGISGGSTVPQGGSGGQSLRLHHPEIVNLPNLARAEHLNHYYKAHHFNNNMMGLGLGGGSGGGLNNNNNPSPCSQAQNTPISCTQVPVSAGLMSKGQNPQIEPLLFKSGSKENVQETQI; encoded by the exons ATGCGCATCACCACGGTGACCAGCCTTCCTAGTCCCTCCCCCCTCCTCCTCTTATTGGTTCAGCTGCTGTTGCGGCTCATCCTCCCAGGCCAAGACGCAGTTGGAGCCGCCTCCACCTGTCCCACGTTGTGCAGTTGTTCTAATCAAGCTAGTCGAGTGATCTGTACAAGACGAAACTTAGAAGAGGTGCCAGACAGTATATCAAACAACACACGATACCTCAACTTACAGGAGAACTCGATACAG GTGATAAAATCAGACACATTCAAACATTTACGGCACCTGGAGATCCTCCAGCTCTCCAAGAACCAGATTCGTCAAATAGAGGTGGGTGCTTTCAATGGCCTCCCAAACCTCAACACTCTGGAACTGTTTGACAACCGCCTCACGCTGGTGCCATCGCAAGCCTTTGAGTATCTCAGCAAGCTGCGGGAACTGTGGTTACGAAACAATCCAATCGAGACCTTACCTGGCTATGCCTTTCACCGCGTCCCCTCGCTGCGACGTCTTGATCTTGGCGAACTCAAAAAGCTGGATTATATATCTGACGCAGCCTTTGTTGGACTTATCAACCTGCGCTACCTGAACTTGGGTATGTGTGGCCTGAAGGACATTCCTAACTTGACTCCCCTTGTGCGACTGGAGGAGCTAGAGTTGTCTGGGAACCGTCTAGAAATCATCAGACCTGGTTCCTTCCAAGGCCTGGAATCTCTGCGCAAACTATGGCTCATGCACTCGCAGATGTCGGTCATCGAGCGCAATGCTTTCGATGATCTCAAGAACCTAGAGGAGCTCAACCTATCCCACAATTCCCTTCACTCTTTGCCCCATGATCTTTTCACACCCTTGCAGAAGCTAGAGCGAGTTCACCTCAATCACAACCCTTGGGTGTGCAACTGTGACGTGCTGTGGTTAAGCTGGTGGCTGAAAGAAACAGTGCCGAGCAACACAACCTGCTGTGCACGGTGCCACGCACCACCCTACTTGAAGGGAAAGTACATTGGAGAGCTGGACCAGAGCCATTTCACCTGCTATGCCCCTGTCATTGTAGAGCCGCCCACTGACCTCAATGTGACCGAGGGCATGGCTGCTGAGCTCAAGTGTCGCACCGGTACCTCCATGACTTCTGTGAACTGGATCACACCGAATGGCACCCTAATGACCCATGGCTCCTATCGGGTCAGGATTTCTGTGCTGCACGACGGCACCCTTAATTTCACCAATGTAACTCTGCGTGACACTGGCCAATACACCTGCATGGTGACCAACTCAGCCGGGAACACTACGGCAACTGCTGTCCTGAATGTGACCGCAGCAGACGTTAGCGTCAACTACACCTACTTTACCACGGTCACTGTAGAAACTGTGGAGCCTCCGGGAGAGGAAGATTCTGCATTGGTTGCCATCAACGAGACCTTCATCCACATTCCCACAACACCTTCTGGGCGCCTCTGGGGTGAAGTCCCCACTACTGCCTCTTCTCTCTCAATCCTTGGCTCATCATCTTCTCCCCGAGCAACCAAGCCCACTTTCACAGTACCCATTTCTGAGCCCAACTACCCCTCTGGACTAGACGATGTGATGAAGACCACCAAGATCATCATTGGTTGCTTTGTGGCCATTACCTTCATGGCTGCTGTCATGCTGGTGGTGTTCTACAAGCTGAGGAAGCAGCACCAGTTGCACAAACACCACGGGCCGGCACGAGCCATCGAGATCATTAACGTCGAAGATGAGATCGGAGCAGGAACGGGCATCCGTGGCAGCGGCATCTCAGGAGGATCCACAGTACCACAAGGAGGGTCCGGCGGACAGAGCTTGCGACTGCACCACCCTGAAATCGTCAACCTCCCAAACCTTGCACGAGCAGAGCATCTCAACCATTACTACAAGGCCCATCACTTCAACAATAACATGATGGGTCTGGGCCTTGGTGGAGGCTCGGGCGGAGGCctaaacaataacaacaacccTTCGCCTTGCTCCCAGGCCCAGAATACCCCCATCTCTTGCACGCAGGTGCCAGTCTCTGCAG GCCTGATGAGTAAAGGGCAGAACCCACAGATCGAGCCGTTACTCTTCAAGAGTGGCTCCAAGGAGAATGTCCAAGAAACCCAGATCTGA